From a single Kitasatospora sp. NBC_00458 genomic region:
- a CDS encoding DUF397 domain-containing protein — MVTTDWQRSSYSGANDTCVEVRLLNGLVELRESDDSDVILRTTPAAFADLLRTIKSGELDHLGSST, encoded by the coding sequence ATGGTCACCACTGACTGGCAGAGGTCCAGCTACTCCGGCGCCAATGACACGTGCGTGGAGGTCCGGCTGCTGAACGGCCTGGTCGAACTCCGGGAATCCGATGACAGCGACGTCATCCTCCGCACCACCCCCGCCGCCTTCGCCGACCTCCTCCGCACCATCAAGTCCGGCGAACTCGACCACCTCGGCAGCAGCACCTAA
- a CDS encoding DUF397 domain-containing protein — translation MPDNNWQKSSFSGSGGDCVEVRTVNGLVELRESDEGDVILRTTPAAFADLLRTIKAGELDHRA, via the coding sequence ATGCCTGATAACAACTGGCAGAAGTCATCGTTCAGCGGTTCAGGTGGTGACTGCGTCGAGGTGCGCACTGTGAATGGGCTGGTCGAACTCCGTGAGTCCGACGAGGGGGACGTCATCCTCCGCACCACCCCCGCCGCCTTCGCCGACCTCCTCCGCACCATCAAGGCCGGCGAACTCGACCACCGCGCCTGA
- a CDS encoding helix-turn-helix domain-containing protein encodes MPPRRNPTLRQRRIGAELRRMREAAGLTAPQLCTALGIDRTQVSQMESGKVGVSPERLKSFAAACKCMNGPLVDALEDMLQDRSRGWWEEYRGTIPDGFLENAELEKSSRELMIWVLTHIPGPCQTISYASAVFGRLIPPLPRHELEARTAFRVQRKNDLRRDRKPLTAFIYESALWTRFGGSPVLKEQLQSLLEDSEQPWMTIRVVPFDVSTFPGAVENLTYAFGAIPELDTVELESSRGSIYLDAVSELTSYRTIFSRTEESALSENDSRELIHKIARTL; translated from the coding sequence ATGCCGCCCCGACGCAACCCAACCCTCCGTCAGCGCCGCATCGGTGCCGAGCTGCGGAGAATGCGTGAGGCTGCCGGACTCACCGCACCGCAACTCTGCACGGCGCTGGGGATCGACAGGACTCAGGTCAGCCAGATGGAGTCCGGAAAAGTCGGCGTGAGTCCCGAGCGGTTGAAGTCGTTCGCCGCCGCCTGCAAGTGCATGAATGGGCCTCTTGTCGACGCGCTTGAGGACATGCTCCAAGACCGGTCGAGAGGCTGGTGGGAGGAGTACCGGGGGACGATCCCGGACGGCTTCCTCGAAAACGCCGAACTGGAGAAGAGTTCGCGCGAGCTCATGATCTGGGTCCTCACCCACATCCCCGGACCATGCCAAACCATCAGCTACGCGTCTGCGGTCTTCGGCCGCTTGATTCCGCCTCTGCCGCGACATGAACTGGAGGCCCGCACGGCCTTCAGAGTGCAACGCAAGAACGACCTCCGGCGAGACCGGAAGCCCCTGACCGCCTTCATCTACGAGTCGGCACTGTGGACGAGGTTCGGCGGCTCCCCGGTCCTGAAGGAGCAGCTTCAGTCGCTCCTTGAGGACTCCGAGCAACCGTGGATGACGATCAGAGTGGTGCCGTTCGATGTCAGCACGTTTCCTGGAGCGGTCGAAAACCTCACCTACGCGTTCGGCGCCATACCAGAGCTGGACACCGTCGAGCTTGAGTCGTCCCGAGGCTCCATCTACCTCGATGCTGTGAGCGAACTGACAAGCTACCGAACGATCTTCAGTCGCACCGAGGAGTCAGCACTGAGCGAGAATGACTCGCGCGAGCTGATCCACAAGATTGCACGAACCCTGTGA
- a CDS encoding ATP-binding protein, with translation MRACNPPDWSAAREELRAALALAAWPDDLISDAELALHELYVNAWRHAGCQAPTVVVVLLPTRTVRVSVADDSPTLPEPRISADPYEVSGRGLHLVRSLTHRFGADPAKNGKRVWFELDAAA, from the coding sequence ATGCGTGCCTGTAACCCGCCCGACTGGTCGGCCGCCCGCGAGGAGCTGCGTGCCGCGCTCGCCCTCGCCGCCTGGCCCGACGACCTCATCTCCGACGCCGAGCTCGCCCTCCACGAGCTGTACGTCAACGCCTGGCGCCACGCCGGCTGCCAGGCGCCGACCGTCGTGGTCGTCCTCCTGCCCACCCGCACCGTCCGCGTCTCCGTCGCCGACGACAGCCCGACGCTGCCGGAGCCCCGGATCTCCGCCGACCCGTACGAGGTGTCGGGGCGCGGGCTGCACCTCGTCCGCTCGCTCACCCACCGCTTCGGTGCCGACCCCGCCAAGAACGGCAAGCGCGTCTGGTTCGAGCTGGACGCCGCCGCGTGA
- a CDS encoding FUSC family protein, translating to MSRSFSWLRRAVRFDPGLLLLRGTAVTTAAMLAAYGSALLVEHLAHLRVDVVVQAVVLAATAARVQLTADRYDRLLGLAVLPAAAAGAAEVGRLMTLHPNVADALFTLGMALPVWVRRFGPRAARAGGLLALPLVALLVMPPDAGPLPGHDHTLWVALIAVVSGAWVALAQAAAVRTGLIPAPVRAPAPAPEAPDPAPAPAPATAAEPEARRRPLVHTRMALQMAGAVGGAFLAGRAVWPDHWAWVVLTAFIVCSGARGRGDVLFKGLLRALGAAAGTIVATAVAGAFGPHEDAAVVLIFAVLALATWLRELSYAYWAGCVTAVLSLLYGWFGQSSDDLLRTRLAAIGLGAAVGIAAAWLILPVRTRDVLRRRTADTLAALNELLGLPDPDRRALLRGRARFAYGAAQLGLLARPLRAERRALGVAGRLPGRAPSTRPCRADVVDAVTACEAPLGVLVDGAVADPALWTDPRVTRLNRAVAANSAAVRRAIGGRPGPAYQGVRARIPKQSGAGPSGPPEQLRMLAALLAVDDALGMMAAVFGDPPPAPPSDGGGGDGGGSGSS from the coding sequence ATGAGTAGGTCTTTCTCCTGGCTCCGCCGGGCCGTGCGCTTCGACCCCGGGCTCCTGCTGCTCCGCGGGACCGCCGTCACCACGGCCGCCATGCTGGCCGCGTACGGCTCTGCGCTGCTGGTCGAGCACCTCGCGCACCTGCGGGTCGACGTGGTCGTCCAGGCCGTCGTGCTGGCCGCCACCGCCGCGCGGGTCCAGCTCACCGCCGACCGGTACGACCGGCTGCTCGGACTCGCCGTCCTCCCCGCGGCCGCCGCGGGCGCCGCCGAGGTCGGGCGGCTGATGACCCTCCACCCGAACGTCGCCGACGCCCTCTTCACCCTCGGGATGGCCCTGCCGGTCTGGGTGCGCCGGTTCGGCCCCCGGGCGGCCCGGGCCGGCGGACTGCTGGCGCTGCCGCTGGTGGCGCTGCTGGTCATGCCGCCGGACGCCGGACCGCTCCCCGGCCACGACCACACCCTGTGGGTCGCACTGATCGCCGTCGTCTCCGGCGCCTGGGTGGCCCTGGCCCAGGCCGCCGCGGTACGGACCGGGCTGATCCCGGCACCGGTGCGGGCTCCCGCGCCCGCGCCGGAGGCCCCCGACCCGGCACCAGCACCGGCACCGGCGACGGCTGCGGAACCGGAGGCCCGGCGGCGGCCGCTCGTCCACACCCGGATGGCCCTCCAGATGGCGGGCGCGGTCGGCGGGGCCTTCCTCGCCGGACGCGCCGTCTGGCCGGACCACTGGGCCTGGGTGGTGCTCACCGCGTTCATCGTCTGCAGCGGCGCCCGCGGCCGGGGCGACGTCCTGTTCAAGGGCCTGCTGCGGGCACTCGGCGCGGCCGCGGGCACGATCGTCGCGACCGCCGTCGCGGGCGCCTTCGGACCGCACGAGGACGCCGCCGTCGTCCTGATCTTCGCGGTGCTCGCACTCGCGACCTGGCTGCGCGAACTCAGCTACGCCTACTGGGCCGGGTGCGTCACCGCCGTGCTCTCCCTGCTGTACGGCTGGTTCGGGCAGAGCTCGGACGACCTGTTGCGCACCCGGCTCGCGGCGATCGGCCTCGGCGCGGCCGTCGGCATCGCGGCCGCCTGGCTGATCCTCCCCGTCCGGACCAGGGACGTGCTGCGTCGGCGCACCGCCGACACGCTGGCCGCGCTGAACGAGCTGCTGGGCCTCCCCGACCCTGACCGGCGGGCCCTGCTGCGCGGCCGGGCCCGGTTCGCGTACGGCGCCGCGCAGCTCGGGCTGCTGGCCCGGCCGCTGCGGGCCGAACGGCGCGCGCTCGGAGTGGCCGGGCGGCTGCCCGGCCGGGCTCCGTCCACCCGGCCGTGCCGAGCCGATGTCGTGGACGCCGTCACCGCCTGCGAGGCCCCGCTGGGTGTGCTGGTGGACGGAGCCGTGGCCGACCCCGCGCTCTGGACCGACCCCCGGGTGACCCGGCTCAACCGGGCGGTGGCCGCGAACAGCGCGGCCGTCCGCCGCGCGATCGGCGGGCGGCCGGGGCCCGCGTACCAGGGGGTCCGGGCACGGATCCCCAAGCAGTCGGGAGCCGGGCCGAGCGGGCCGCCGGAGCAGCTGCGGATGCTGGCAGCGCTGCTGGCCGTGGACGACGCGCTCGGGATGATGGCCGCGGTGTTCGGCGACCCGCCACCGGCCCCGCCCTCGGACGGGGGCGGCGGGGATGGGGGCGGGTCGGGGTCCTCCTAG
- a CDS encoding MarR family winged helix-turn-helix transcriptional regulator produces the protein MEIEQPWLPEAAEIRQGTVRLARRLRAERAGEGLSLNKLSVLGHLLRHGPMSPGALAAADHQQPQSLTRVFAELERDGLLRRVPDERDRRQSVLHLTADGGTALARDMAGRDAWLAEALDALSETEREVLRLAARLMDRLADTPDRHA, from the coding sequence ATGGAGATCGAGCAGCCATGGCTTCCGGAGGCGGCGGAGATCCGCCAGGGCACCGTCCGGCTGGCCCGCCGACTGCGGGCCGAGCGCGCGGGGGAGGGCCTCAGCCTCAACAAGCTGAGCGTGCTCGGGCACCTGCTCCGGCACGGTCCGATGTCCCCGGGGGCGCTGGCCGCCGCCGACCACCAGCAGCCGCAGTCGCTGACCCGGGTGTTCGCCGAACTGGAGCGGGACGGCCTGCTCCGTCGGGTGCCGGACGAGCGGGACCGCCGGCAGTCCGTCCTCCACCTCACCGCGGACGGCGGCACCGCGCTGGCCCGTGACATGGCCGGGCGGGACGCCTGGCTGGCGGAGGCGCTGGACGCGCTCTCCGAGACGGAGCGCGAGGTGCTCCGCCTCGCGGCCCGCCTGATGGACCGCCTGGCCGACACCCCCGACCGACACGCCTGA
- a CDS encoding response regulator — protein sequence MSGVSGRVLVVDDSEVIRQLIRVNLELEGFEVVTAADGAECLEVVRRVKPDVVTLDVVMPRLDGLRTAARLRAAPGTRRLPIAIVSACTPADLDLGESVGVDGYLGKPFDPADLVALVRRLMVPVRDDGEADGFRSQRTDGIDRG from the coding sequence GTGTCGGGAGTGTCCGGGCGGGTCCTCGTGGTGGACGACAGCGAGGTGATCCGTCAGCTGATCAGGGTCAACCTGGAGCTTGAGGGCTTCGAGGTGGTGACCGCCGCCGACGGTGCCGAGTGCCTGGAGGTGGTCCGCCGGGTGAAGCCCGACGTGGTGACGCTGGACGTGGTGATGCCGAGGCTGGACGGCCTGCGGACGGCGGCCCGGCTCCGGGCGGCGCCGGGGACGCGGCGGCTGCCGATCGCGATCGTGAGCGCCTGCACGCCGGCCGACCTGGACCTGGGGGAGTCGGTCGGGGTGGACGGCTACCTGGGCAAGCCCTTCGACCCGGCGGACCTGGTGGCGCTGGTGCGGCGGCTGATGGTGCCGGTCCGCGACGACGGGGAGGCGGACGGGTTTCGCTCTCAGCGAACAGATGGGATCGATCGCGGCTGA
- the argS gene encoding arginine--tRNA ligase, giving the protein MTPAELSQAVQAAVSAAVEAGELAVAVPEHVTVERPKNRDHGDYATNVALQLAKSAGKPPRAVADLVAARLRELPGVAKVDIAGPGFLNITFDAATQGELARTIVEAGATFGHNDAHKGLKINLEFVSANPTGPIHIGGVRWAAVGDSLARVLRATGADVTTEYYLNDAGVQISKFAKSLQASANGKPVPEDGYVGEYIADIAKAITDAVPGVLDLPEDEQLQLFRTEGLKLMVAEIQRSMEEFGTHFDVWFSEKSLHDSGAIEQAIDRLREQGHVFEQDGAIWLRTTDFGDDKDRVLVKADGETTYFAADAAYYLSKRDRGSEVSVYMLGADHHGYVNRLRAIAACAGDDMDRNIEVKIGQFVKMIRDGEEVRMSKRAGNIITIDDVVDWIGVDAARYTLGRTPTDSTITLDINVLTSQTNENPVYYVQYAHTRMCGVARKAAELGVDKGAAADFKPELLATQWENDILGVLGEFPKVLATAGELREPHRVARYLEVLAGKYHRLYENCMFLPKGDEELNDTHRARLWLVEATRTVMANGLTLLGVTAPERM; this is encoded by the coding sequence GTGACCCCCGCAGAGCTTTCCCAGGCAGTCCAGGCCGCAGTGAGCGCCGCCGTCGAGGCGGGCGAGCTGGCCGTCGCCGTGCCCGAGCACGTGACGGTCGAGCGACCCAAGAACAGGGACCACGGCGACTACGCGACGAACGTGGCCCTCCAGCTCGCGAAGTCGGCCGGCAAGCCGCCGCGAGCCGTGGCCGACCTGGTGGCCGCCCGCCTGCGAGAGCTGCCCGGGGTCGCCAAGGTCGACATCGCCGGGCCCGGCTTCCTGAACATCACCTTCGACGCCGCCACCCAGGGCGAGCTGGCCCGCACCATCGTCGAGGCCGGTGCCACGTTCGGGCACAACGACGCCCACAAGGGTCTGAAGATCAACCTGGAGTTCGTCTCCGCCAACCCGACCGGCCCGATCCACATCGGCGGCGTCCGCTGGGCCGCCGTCGGCGACTCGCTCGCCCGGGTGCTGCGCGCGACCGGTGCCGACGTCACCACCGAGTACTACCTCAACGACGCAGGCGTGCAGATCTCCAAGTTCGCCAAGTCGCTCCAGGCCTCGGCCAACGGCAAGCCCGTCCCGGAGGACGGCTACGTCGGCGAGTACATCGCGGACATCGCCAAGGCGATCACCGACGCCGTGCCCGGCGTGCTCGACCTGCCCGAGGACGAGCAGCTGCAGCTCTTCCGCACCGAGGGCCTCAAGCTCATGGTCGCCGAGATCCAGCGCTCGATGGAGGAGTTCGGCACCCACTTCGACGTCTGGTTCTCGGAGAAGTCGCTGCACGACTCCGGCGCCATCGAGCAGGCCATCGACCGGCTGCGCGAGCAGGGCCACGTCTTCGAGCAGGACGGCGCGATCTGGCTGCGCACCACCGACTTCGGCGACGACAAGGACCGCGTCCTGGTCAAGGCCGACGGCGAGACCACCTACTTCGCCGCCGACGCCGCCTACTACCTCTCGAAGCGGGACCGCGGCTCCGAGGTCTCGGTCTACATGCTGGGCGCGGACCACCACGGCTACGTGAACCGCCTCCGGGCCATCGCCGCCTGCGCGGGCGACGACATGGACCGCAACATCGAGGTCAAGATCGGCCAGTTCGTGAAGATGATTCGCGACGGCGAAGAGGTCCGCATGTCCAAGCGGGCCGGCAACATCATCACGATCGACGACGTCGTCGACTGGATCGGCGTGGACGCCGCCCGCTACACCCTGGGCCGCACCCCCACCGACTCCACCATCACGCTCGACATCAACGTGCTGACCAGCCAGACCAACGAGAACCCGGTCTACTACGTCCAGTACGCCCACACCCGGATGTGCGGCGTCGCGCGCAAGGCCGCCGAGCTCGGTGTCGACAAGGGCGCGGCCGCCGACTTCAAACCCGAGCTGCTCGCCACCCAGTGGGAGAACGACATCCTCGGCGTCCTCGGCGAGTTCCCGAAGGTCCTGGCCACGGCCGGCGAGCTGCGCGAGCCGCACCGGGTCGCGCGCTACCTGGAGGTCCTCGCGGGCAAGTACCACCGCCTGTACGAGAACTGCATGTTCCTGCCCAAGGGCGACGAGGAGCTCAACGACACGCACCGGGCCCGGCTCTGGCTGGTCGAGGCCACACGCACGGTCATGGCCAACGGCCTCACGCTCCTGGGCGTGACGGCGCCCGAGCGGATGTAG